A single window of Halobacterium jilantaiense DNA harbors:
- a CDS encoding sugar nucleotidyltransferase produces the protein MKGVILAGGSGTRLRPMTHVVNKHVIPIYDKPMIYYPVETLVESEIDEILVISNSEHIGKYIQLLERDFDADFSYKVQTEAKGIADAVQLAKGFVDDSFAVVLGDNILFDDLSDEIQSFPTSDADAKIFVKEVDRPAAYGVASTADGEVTEIREKPDSPESNLAVIGLYVYTTEVFDRIESLEPSERGEYEISDINNQYAVEGTLDYEMISSEWFDAGTPEGVFQASKHVRDDHRDKE, from the coding sequence ATGAAAGGCGTTATCCTCGCTGGGGGTTCCGGTACTCGACTACGACCGATGACGCACGTGGTCAACAAACACGTCATCCCAATATACGACAAGCCAATGATTTACTACCCCGTCGAAACGCTCGTCGAGAGTGAGATCGACGAGATTCTCGTCATAAGCAACTCCGAGCACATTGGCAAGTATATACAGCTCCTCGAACGAGACTTCGATGCGGACTTTAGCTACAAAGTTCAAACGGAGGCGAAAGGGATTGCAGACGCCGTTCAACTGGCAAAAGGCTTCGTGGACGATTCGTTTGCCGTCGTTCTCGGCGACAACATCTTATTCGACGATTTGTCCGACGAGATTCAGTCATTCCCTACCTCGGACGCCGATGCGAAAATCTTCGTCAAAGAAGTTGATCGTCCCGCAGCTTACGGCGTCGCATCTACAGCAGATGGCGAGGTGACTGAAATCCGAGAGAAGCCAGATTCGCCCGAATCCAATCTCGCGGTTATCGGCCTCTACGTTTACACCACTGAGGTCTTCGACCGTATCGAATCGCTTGAACCCTCCGAGCGCGGGGAATATGAGATCTCGGATATCAATAACCAGTACGCCGTTGAAGGCACGCTCGATTACGAGATGATATCCAGCGAGTGGTTCGACGCTGGGACTCCTGAAGGCGTTTTTCAAGCGTCGAAGCACGTGCGCGATGACCATCGCGACAAGGAGTGA
- a CDS encoding methionyl-tRNA formyltransferase has product MPSVAVLGMNRFGEQVYNYLIEHEDTTVLGAFTEPSQYECIEKLEPDFLVSAGFDHIIPPEVLQIPDSGAINLHPSYLPHNKGVNPDVWSIIEDRPAGVSIHYMTPEVDAGDLIARERVDVEPSDTGRSLRKRLDRRIVELFEESWEDIYNETVQAEPQDYEKGNINTSDEFGAVCELNLSEEARIGDVIDTLRALTFPPYYNAYFEQDGERYYVRVSIEPESEISTQDQEWDTPTLF; this is encoded by the coding sequence ATGCCGTCTGTAGCCGTTCTTGGAATGAATCGGTTCGGTGAGCAGGTGTACAATTACCTCATCGAACACGAGGACACGACTGTGCTGGGGGCGTTTACTGAGCCGAGCCAGTACGAGTGTATCGAGAAGCTAGAGCCGGATTTTCTAGTGTCTGCAGGCTTTGACCACATTATTCCGCCAGAAGTCCTCCAAATCCCGGACTCAGGAGCTATCAACCTTCACCCCTCTTACTTACCGCACAACAAGGGGGTCAACCCCGATGTTTGGAGCATCATCGAAGACCGGCCAGCCGGCGTCTCGATACACTATATGACCCCCGAGGTAGATGCAGGAGACCTCATCGCTCGGGAGCGAGTCGACGTGGAACCAAGTGACACGGGAAGGTCGCTCCGGAAGCGCCTCGACCGCCGAATTGTCGAATTGTTCGAAGAATCCTGGGAGGACATTTACAACGAGACCGTTCAAGCGGAGCCACAGGACTACGAGAAGGGGAACATCAACACCAGCGACGAATTCGGGGCGGTCTGTGAACTCAACCTCAGTGAGGAGGCCCGAATCGGTGATGTCATAGATACGCTTCGTGCACTCACGTTCCCCCCTTACTACAATGCGTACTTCGAACAGGACGGTGAACGGTACTATGTCCGGGTCTCAATTGAGCCAGAGAGCGAGATATCGACACAGGACCAGGAGTGGGACACGCCGACGCTGTTCTAG
- a CDS encoding methyltransferase domain-containing protein, producing the protein MGLTTTCALLLTRVANELEDTETVVCLGNPHTLVTYEDYTRKAAALDIEVPDTIRNHPDGELEVRAFFEAIGFPDFRVLDIDDYQGAGIVQNLSEDSLDDEHCGVADLVYDTGTLEHVYNLDSALKNIHRLLSDGGIAYHVNPTNGMLDHGFYQISPTFYHDYYRASGYNVIGAGIADTNPRSRYNVRVRDYDHDIYRTDGIEHVLTEHPRANIHYCAQKCPDSQHARAPVQSYWRSRHDDDDIEYSAELSFDIQVKKDQIEYYGGLVARRLGVLDTARRLHSMTSR; encoded by the coding sequence ATGGGCCTTACTACCACGTGTGCACTTCTACTCACCCGAGTTGCCAATGAGCTTGAAGACACCGAGACGGTGGTGTGCCTCGGCAACCCCCACACCCTCGTCACATACGAAGACTACACTAGGAAAGCAGCTGCCCTCGATATCGAAGTTCCTGACACGATTAGGAACCACCCGGACGGCGAACTCGAAGTACGAGCGTTCTTTGAGGCTATCGGCTTTCCGGACTTTCGCGTCCTCGATATCGACGACTATCAGGGCGCGGGCATTGTTCAAAACCTCAGTGAGGACTCGTTAGACGACGAACACTGTGGTGTGGCTGACCTCGTTTACGACACGGGGACGCTTGAACACGTCTACAACCTTGACAGTGCCCTCAAGAACATTCACCGCCTCCTCTCCGATGGCGGCATCGCCTACCACGTGAATCCCACGAACGGGATGCTCGATCACGGGTTCTACCAGATTTCCCCGACGTTCTATCACGACTACTACAGAGCGAGCGGCTACAACGTCATTGGTGCGGGCATCGCAGACACAAACCCACGCTCCCGATACAACGTCCGTGTCAGGGACTACGACCACGACATTTACCGTACGGACGGTATTGAACACGTCCTCACCGAACATCCGCGTGCGAACATTCACTACTGCGCACAAAAATGTCCAGACTCACAGCACGCGCGTGCGCCCGTTCAGAGTTACTGGCGGTCACGACACGACGACGACGACATTGAATATTCAGCCGAACTCAGTTTCGATATTCAGGTAAAGAAAGACCAAATCGAGTACTATGGTGGTCTGGTCGCGCGACGTCTCGGGGTCTTAGATACCGCTCGCCGGCTCCACTCGATGACATCCCGTTGA
- a CDS encoding sulfatase-like hydrolase/transferase — protein MQSSSKIRKALYYLSQGEYGKVTDYISNYRRNASLPPSINARYSYSPSGLTQAPEIEYITLNDDDRVHYPSVSGDEFEVESKSDFESLEFKIIGTDNVKSLTITCKYDSGEKVCTIDTGVKQEPTVPVSIQLEDPTTRAKVEVDYNTNPLSDTLKRISPNEHCPRLTKPAIPNANATPVFLISIDSLRHDARENLPNLIDELGGSAYFPEEPRTQGCWTPPSHASMFTGTYPGVHSNIGSTGSQIAKIDPSLPTIGKIMSEQGYKSSAITTSRYLRPELGFGDGFDRFECTANETHYLSADNGLRDATSTVNRWVNEDAAKGFTNLFYFWHIFPPHWPYVPPAENRPENIDLSSSFRDTTGDYLDWIHREPRDHDAEYQRVLEMYDACVEFVDAQVSTFLRTLKNRGLFEDALVIILGDHGEEFGERGFYGHNSLNDDNIRPFMAVKPPETESWPVRDDVDFIDILPTIAKFVGSDVPDECEGLPIQRGESNRPRIAERIGSDYYNVSVEIGGWKGIFTCEENHPDRPDPEALENLVCEEYYEIQSVRSGTYINQVDSIGDERRTELLATAREFLSTGTANEGSHLTRMSDETRSQLQDLGYIE, from the coding sequence ATGCAATCTTCCTCGAAAATCCGAAAAGCGTTATACTACCTCTCTCAGGGAGAGTATGGAAAAGTCACTGATTACATATCCAACTATCGGCGGAACGCCTCGCTACCACCGAGTATCAACGCACGGTACTCGTATTCCCCATCTGGGTTGACCCAGGCCCCGGAAATCGAGTATATTACGCTGAACGACGACGATCGAGTTCACTATCCCTCGGTGTCGGGAGACGAATTCGAAGTTGAGTCCAAGAGTGACTTCGAATCCCTCGAATTCAAGATTATAGGCACCGATAACGTAAAATCACTGACCATTACCTGTAAGTACGATTCGGGGGAGAAAGTCTGTACCATCGATACAGGGGTCAAACAAGAACCGACTGTCCCAGTTTCGATTCAACTGGAGGACCCGACGACGAGAGCCAAAGTCGAAGTTGACTACAATACCAATCCACTCTCAGACACGCTAAAGCGGATTTCTCCGAATGAGCATTGCCCTAGGCTCACCAAACCGGCTATCCCGAACGCGAACGCTACGCCGGTCTTCCTAATCTCAATCGACTCCCTTCGTCACGATGCGCGCGAAAACCTCCCAAATCTGATTGACGAGCTCGGCGGGTCTGCGTACTTTCCGGAAGAGCCCAGGACACAGGGGTGTTGGACACCGCCGTCGCACGCTTCGATGTTCACTGGGACCTATCCTGGAGTCCACTCGAACATCGGAAGCACTGGGTCACAGATCGCGAAAATTGATCCCTCGTTGCCAACTATCGGGAAGATTATGTCCGAACAGGGATACAAGTCTTCCGCAATCACCACCTCCCGTTACCTCCGTCCAGAACTCGGCTTCGGGGACGGCTTCGACCGATTCGAGTGTACAGCTAATGAGACTCACTACCTCAGTGCTGACAACGGCCTTCGAGATGCGACATCGACAGTCAACCGGTGGGTCAACGAAGACGCGGCCAAGGGGTTCACGAACCTATTCTACTTTTGGCACATATTCCCGCCGCACTGGCCGTATGTTCCCCCGGCCGAGAACCGGCCAGAGAACATTGACCTAAGCAGCAGTTTCAGGGACACAACAGGCGACTATCTGGACTGGATTCACAGAGAACCACGGGACCACGATGCGGAATACCAACGCGTGCTCGAAATGTACGATGCCTGTGTTGAGTTCGTTGACGCGCAGGTTTCGACCTTCCTTCGAACCTTGAAGAATCGTGGTCTCTTTGAGGATGCTCTTGTCATCATTCTCGGAGACCACGGCGAAGAGTTCGGGGAGCGTGGCTTCTACGGCCACAATAGTCTGAACGACGACAATATTCGCCCGTTCATGGCAGTCAAACCGCCAGAGACAGAATCTTGGCCAGTACGGGACGATGTCGATTTCATCGATATACTGCCGACTATCGCGAAATTCGTCGGTTCAGACGTACCAGACGAGTGCGAGGGTCTGCCGATCCAGCGCGGTGAGTCTAATCGGCCGCGAATAGCTGAACGAATCGGGTCCGACTACTACAACGTCAGCGTCGAAATCGGCGGGTGGAAGGGTATATTCACGTGTGAGGAGAACCATCCTGACCGTCCCGACCCCGAAGCACTCGAAAACTTGGTTTGCGAGGAGTACTACGAGATCCAATCGGTCAGGAGTGGCACTTACATCAACCAAGTAGATTCCATTGGTGACGAGCGGAGAACAGAGTTGCTCGCGACTGCCCGAGAGTTCCTGAGCACAGGCACTGCGAACGAGGGATCACATCTCACCCGGATGTCAGACGAAACGCGGAGTCAATTGCAGGATTTGGGATACATCGAGTAG
- a CDS encoding glycosyltransferase, with product MACILKLPDDSKGVLVFTTVEHDSVYHPKQHRQLLESLKDDWILGLHYNGPKKNHPEIYDFAVTGLNFVEDLNGAPLVNVDAGKLAPPCFKSDGREKHWDVLYVGRCTRRKNVEFFFNVVKKLFEQGYDYRILLIVTVPEKKRERVPSNPSDMYLDMFTEEERNIFTYLPLYHDSPFPFDRETLAEFYKSSRVYVHPSDAEGGRARNIGYAWASEMPVVGLNMYHPDLDEKGLRAPPYYYEAEDYTDIPEKVVGAVEMCREGDPDLSAARESFSVVHSTENLKADLRDVFRRLDEPFSDNGFFFDNLDIRIARHHGMETANKNRFECSFGAFLKQLRATDEVAQVITSEDPEVDVAEELFGRTNSIADEGEDSGDVTLPTPASERTTPVVSLLKASNLYGTARRIHDNSRLVKRLYRYFYP from the coding sequence ATGGCATGTATTCTGAAACTTCCGGATGATTCTAAGGGCGTCCTCGTCTTCACCACGGTCGAACATGACAGTGTGTACCATCCAAAACAACATAGGCAGCTACTGGAGTCACTGAAGGACGACTGGATACTCGGGCTACACTACAATGGACCGAAAAAGAATCACCCCGAGATTTACGATTTTGCGGTTACCGGACTGAACTTCGTTGAGGACCTGAACGGTGCTCCACTTGTTAATGTTGACGCGGGAAAACTCGCGCCGCCGTGCTTCAAGTCAGACGGCCGTGAGAAACACTGGGATGTTTTGTACGTCGGTCGATGTACGCGAAGGAAGAACGTCGAATTCTTCTTCAACGTAGTCAAGAAATTATTTGAACAGGGGTACGACTATCGGATTCTCTTGATAGTGACTGTGCCGGAGAAGAAGCGTGAACGGGTCCCATCTAATCCTAGCGATATGTACCTAGATATGTTTACTGAAGAAGAACGCAATATTTTCACTTACCTGCCGCTGTACCACGACTCCCCGTTCCCGTTTGACCGCGAGACGCTGGCCGAGTTCTACAAAAGCTCCAGGGTCTACGTCCATCCTTCCGATGCCGAGGGGGGTCGTGCTCGGAACATCGGGTACGCTTGGGCGTCTGAGATGCCAGTCGTTGGGCTGAACATGTACCACCCAGATCTCGACGAGAAGGGATTGAGGGCTCCTCCGTACTACTACGAGGCCGAAGATTACACCGATATTCCGGAGAAGGTTGTGGGTGCGGTCGAAATGTGTAGAGAAGGAGACCCCGACCTCAGTGCGGCCAGAGAATCATTCTCGGTAGTGCATTCAACAGAGAACCTGAAAGCGGATCTAAGGGACGTATTTCGGAGACTCGACGAACCGTTCAGCGATAACGGGTTCTTCTTCGATAATCTCGACATCAGAATCGCTCGTCACCACGGGATGGAAACTGCAAACAAGAACCGGTTCGAGTGCTCGTTTGGAGCGTTCTTGAAGCAGTTACGGGCGACCGATGAGGTCGCTCAAGTGATTACGAGCGAAGACCCAGAAGTAGACGTTGCCGAAGAACTGTTCGGACGAACTAACAGTATCGCCGACGAGGGTGAAGATAGCGGTGACGTTACACTTCCGACACCCGCGTCGGAGAGGACCACGCCAGTTGTCTCTCTCCTGAAAGCGAGTAACCTCTACGGCACCGCGAGAAGGATACATGACAATTCCCGACTTGTCAAACGATTGTACCGGTACTTCTACCCCTAA
- the rffA gene encoding dTDP-4-amino-4,6-dideoxygalactose transaminase — MKIPLHNPSIGETEVSNVVSVLESAEIKGGGKFDSECARFLEDRFGTARAMMTTSCTHSLEMAAILMDIGPQDTVVVPSYTFTSTATAFALHGANIEFCDVDPDSLNMDPDSLRETITEDTAAVVPVHYGGVACEMDEITAIADDHDALVVEDAAQALNASYKGEPLGTVGDIGCFSFHGTKSYVAGEGGAIFLNDESFIDRAEKIRQKGTNYEAFRRGEVDRYTWVDAGSSYVPSELQTALLRAQLERIDEITSVQKGVHDRYVSELKPLEREGLLELPTIPAHADPNYHLFPVLARTESEREALVTHLREEGVEAASHYEPLHTSPYGREYGYQKGDLPETESVSKRLLRLPIHTAVSDTDVDAIGESIYEFYESATPELEGPTDGID, encoded by the coding sequence ATGAAAATTCCCCTACACAATCCATCCATCGGTGAGACAGAAGTAAGCAACGTTGTGTCAGTTCTTGAGTCCGCCGAAATAAAAGGCGGTGGCAAATTTGACTCGGAGTGTGCACGATTTCTTGAAGACCGCTTTGGGACAGCGCGCGCGATGATGACGACTTCGTGTACCCACTCGCTGGAGATGGCAGCGATTTTGATGGATATTGGACCCCAAGATACGGTCGTCGTCCCTTCGTACACATTCACTTCGACTGCGACTGCCTTCGCCCTCCACGGCGCAAATATAGAGTTCTGTGACGTGGACCCAGATTCGTTAAATATGGATCCCGATTCGCTACGTGAGACGATTACTGAGGACACAGCGGCAGTCGTTCCAGTTCACTATGGAGGGGTGGCGTGCGAGATGGATGAGATCACAGCTATCGCAGATGACCACGACGCTCTCGTAGTCGAAGACGCCGCACAGGCACTCAACGCCTCGTACAAAGGAGAGCCGCTCGGGACGGTCGGCGATATTGGTTGTTTCAGCTTCCACGGGACCAAGAGTTACGTCGCAGGGGAAGGCGGCGCGATATTTTTGAACGACGAGTCGTTCATCGATAGAGCCGAAAAAATTCGGCAGAAGGGAACGAACTACGAGGCATTCAGACGTGGAGAGGTGGACCGATACACGTGGGTCGATGCTGGATCAAGTTACGTCCCGTCTGAGCTCCAAACGGCATTGCTTCGAGCGCAACTTGAGCGAATAGACGAGATAACAAGCGTGCAGAAAGGCGTTCACGATAGGTACGTTTCTGAACTGAAACCTCTGGAGAGAGAAGGACTACTTGAACTGCCGACAATTCCGGCGCACGCCGACCCGAACTACCATCTGTTCCCGGTTCTGGCCCGGACCGAGAGCGAGAGAGAGGCACTCGTCACCCACTTGCGAGAAGAGGGCGTTGAAGCAGCGTCACACTACGAACCCCTTCATACCTCACCGTACGGGCGAGAGTACGGTTACCAGAAAGGTGATTTGCCAGAAACCGAGTCCGTATCGAAGCGTCTACTCAGGCTCCCGATTCACACGGCCGTCTCGGACACAGATGTAGACGCTATTGGTGAGTCTATCTACGAGTTCTACGAAAGTGCGACGCCGGAACTGGAGGGGCCAACAGACGGAATCGATTAA
- a CDS encoding phytanoyl-CoA dioxygenase family protein: MSVPTSQLATQLRKDGVVSYEGFWDAERCDRVRKEIESVLGGDGLTVSNEHDSYEELASAEEAILLDRSGTADEGMIDIFNIDYAVDDVREYKTNPDILEIINRATGNEYSVDNSNAYVNKSVTSTRGFHADTYSGKFKSFVYLTDVPDESYGPFSYVKGSHDKSKLQQTTNSLINRVKGNRSTDARNVEESEITKFTAEKGTLIIGNQAGYHRGWPQEEGYERMLITNSYTSA, encoded by the coding sequence ATGTCGGTTCCCACTTCGCAATTGGCAACTCAGCTCAGGAAAGACGGTGTCGTTTCGTACGAAGGGTTCTGGGATGCGGAACGGTGTGACCGTGTCCGTAAGGAGATCGAATCGGTTCTGGGAGGAGACGGATTGACAGTTTCAAACGAACACGACTCCTACGAGGAACTGGCGAGCGCAGAAGAAGCCATTCTGTTGGACCGGTCGGGTACAGCTGACGAGGGGATGATTGACATTTTCAATATTGATTACGCTGTGGACGACGTGCGAGAGTACAAGACAAACCCAGACATTCTCGAAATCATCAATCGAGCAACTGGAAACGAGTACAGTGTGGACAATTCTAATGCGTACGTCAACAAGTCTGTCACAAGCACCCGTGGATTCCATGCAGACACATACAGTGGGAAATTCAAGTCATTCGTCTACTTGACAGATGTTCCCGATGAGAGTTACGGTCCGTTCTCGTACGTGAAGGGGAGCCACGACAAGTCGAAGCTACAGCAAACGACTAATTCACTAATCAACCGTGTCAAAGGGAACCGGTCTACCGATGCTCGGAACGTTGAAGAATCCGAAATTACGAAATTCACAGCTGAGAAAGGAACGTTGATTATCGGCAACCAAGCTGGATATCACCGCGGCTGGCCACAGGAGGAGGGGTACGAGCGTATGTTAATAACGAACTCGTACACATCGGCCTAA
- a CDS encoding DegT/DnrJ/EryC1/StrS family aminotransferase, which produces MSDIPLFEIPWDENDISNVVESVSRGSYWAKGPYVDEFESKLAEYFDVEHALVVNSGTTALECLLRAYDIGEGDEVLVPSFTFIATANVVELLGAEPVFVDIERETLGMDPKDARKKLTDDTAMILPIHCYGSACLVEDLTDLANEAGVPLVEDAAEAFGAIAGGQKVGTFGDAAALSFCQNKILPTGEGGAILTEDDTIARRVAQYRSHGREPNSNYFQSADSGQYTTTGSNYRMPDVVAALGCSQFEKVGELVDSRREVAETYNNSLGELDGVVPVRGRNSGSNQHVFQLYSVLFDNESVRTSVVDELERRGIACKIYWDPPVHQTEVYKNGEHPALPTTEDVSSRVLSLPMYAGLPERQILRVVDGVEAAVKTA; this is translated from the coding sequence ATGAGTGACATCCCTCTCTTCGAGATACCCTGGGACGAGAACGACATTAGCAACGTCGTGGAGTCGGTGAGTCGCGGTAGTTACTGGGCGAAGGGCCCGTACGTGGATGAGTTTGAGTCCAAACTTGCCGAGTATTTTGACGTCGAACATGCACTGGTCGTGAATTCGGGAACGACTGCACTCGAATGTCTCCTTCGTGCGTACGACATCGGAGAGGGGGACGAAGTTCTCGTTCCCTCGTTCACCTTCATCGCAACCGCAAACGTGGTAGAACTATTGGGGGCAGAACCAGTGTTTGTCGACATCGAACGTGAGACCCTGGGTATGGACCCCAAGGACGCACGTAAGAAACTCACGGACGACACTGCCATGATTCTCCCGATACATTGCTACGGGAGTGCGTGCCTCGTTGAAGACCTAACTGACTTGGCAAACGAAGCGGGTGTGCCGCTCGTTGAGGATGCGGCCGAAGCCTTCGGTGCCATCGCCGGCGGGCAGAAAGTAGGCACATTTGGCGACGCAGCGGCCCTCAGCTTCTGTCAGAACAAAATCCTTCCGACCGGTGAAGGTGGCGCAATACTCACGGAAGATGACACCATCGCGAGACGGGTCGCACAGTATCGGTCCCACGGTCGCGAGCCGAATTCGAACTACTTCCAATCTGCTGATAGCGGCCAGTACACTACAACAGGTTCGAACTATCGAATGCCTGACGTAGTGGCTGCCCTCGGTTGTTCGCAGTTCGAGAAGGTAGGCGAACTCGTAGACTCGCGCCGTGAAGTCGCAGAGACCTACAACAACAGTTTAGGCGAGCTAGACGGGGTTGTGCCTGTTCGGGGGAGAAATTCCGGTAGTAACCAGCACGTCTTCCAACTGTACTCTGTACTATTCGATAATGAGTCAGTTCGAACCTCTGTCGTCGACGAGTTAGAACGTAGGGGCATAGCATGCAAGATATATTGGGATCCGCCAGTGCACCAGACAGAAGTGTACAAAAACGGAGAACATCCTGCACTCCCGACTACCGAGGATGTGTCCAGCCGTGTGCTCTCGCTCCCCATGTACGCAGGGCTACCAGAGCGACAGATACTCCGAGTCGTTGACGGCGTAGAAGCGGCCGTGAAAACAGCCTAA
- a CDS encoding SDR family NAD(P)-dependent oxidoreductase: MSETTNRSLAGNQVLVTGGCGSIGSKIVSKLLETEAETVRVLDTDEEALFALKQEHTDNRLRFLLGDIRDRNRLKMAIEDIDVVFHAAALKHVELNEYNPFETVQTNVQGTQNLIRAALEESVDSFVAVSTDKASNPASVMGATKLLSERLVTAANTYKGERNTSFACVRFGNVLGSSGSVIPVFMEQIEDGGPVTVTDPEMTRFIMPTEKAVELVFRAQERMRGGEVFVLKMPGIRVGTLADAMIAEYAPRAGYEPGEIEREIIGARPGERTHEKLISEDELQYARELEEMYVIFPQIDLPSYRQEDYEKEPPVDEEYTSENSNLLGESEIVELIEEMDTIATIGT, encoded by the coding sequence ATGAGCGAGACTACCAATCGTTCACTCGCCGGAAATCAGGTGCTCGTCACCGGCGGTTGTGGATCTATCGGGTCAAAGATCGTCTCGAAGCTGTTGGAGACCGAGGCTGAGACGGTGAGGGTCCTCGATACCGACGAGGAGGCACTGTTCGCTCTCAAGCAGGAACATACGGACAACCGTCTCCGGTTTTTATTGGGGGACATCCGGGACAGAAACCGCCTCAAGATGGCCATTGAGGATATTGATGTTGTGTTTCACGCCGCGGCGTTAAAACATGTTGAGTTGAACGAATACAATCCGTTCGAAACGGTTCAAACGAACGTTCAGGGCACGCAGAACCTCATCCGCGCAGCCCTCGAAGAGTCGGTCGACTCGTTCGTCGCAGTAAGCACCGATAAAGCCTCCAATCCGGCCTCTGTGATGGGGGCAACGAAACTACTGTCCGAACGACTCGTTACCGCCGCAAACACGTACAAGGGGGAACGGAACACGTCTTTCGCGTGCGTCAGGTTCGGGAACGTCCTCGGTTCCAGCGGGTCAGTGATTCCGGTGTTCATGGAACAGATCGAGGACGGTGGCCCCGTCACAGTTACCGACCCCGAGATGACGAGGTTCATCATGCCGACGGAGAAAGCCGTCGAGTTGGTCTTCCGAGCACAGGAGCGCATGCGAGGGGGAGAAGTGTTCGTACTGAAGATGCCGGGAATCCGCGTTGGAACTCTTGCAGATGCCATGATAGCGGAATACGCGCCCCGAGCAGGCTACGAACCTGGTGAGATTGAGCGCGAGATCATCGGGGCCCGACCGGGTGAACGAACCCACGAAAAACTGATCTCAGAGGACGAACTCCAGTACGCCAGAGAATTAGAGGAGATGTACGTGATTTTCCCTCAAATCGACCTCCCGAGCTATCGCCAGGAAGACTACGAAAAGGAACCCCCCGTAGACGAAGAGTACACCTCAGAGAACTCCAACCTGTTAGGTGAATCCGAGATTGTCGAGCTTATCGAAGAAATGGATACCATCGCTACGATAGGAACATGA
- the neuB gene encoding N-acetylneuraminate synthase, with translation MEIGDWSSESDSAYFIAEAGVNHNGDLSLARRLVDAAADAGADAVKFQTFRADEIVTDSAPTAEYQEDATEGQSQHELLADLELDTEAHESLMKYCGERGIEFLSTPFGFETASFLESLEVGAYKVGSGDLTNHPLLRQIASYGRPMIVSTGMSSIDEVRSAFQTIKDVNPDVPVALLHCVSAYPTPLAEVNLRAIDTLADEFGVPIGFSDHTTAVEMPALSVTAGARIVEKHFTLDRALSGPDQTTSLEPDELTRAVSLVRDATDVLGDGTKQPTPAEEETRNVSRKGLFAANRLEAGDRITKSDVAIKRPPTGLPPTEFEWVVGRRLVKPASPDDPLTGAHFGKQ, from the coding sequence ATGGAAATCGGGGATTGGTCTTCAGAATCAGACTCGGCCTACTTCATCGCCGAGGCTGGCGTCAACCACAACGGTGACTTGTCTCTCGCACGCAGATTGGTAGACGCAGCGGCGGATGCGGGTGCAGACGCCGTGAAGTTCCAAACGTTTCGGGCAGACGAAATCGTCACAGATTCCGCCCCCACTGCCGAATACCAAGAGGACGCAACTGAAGGACAGAGCCAACACGAACTGCTCGCGGATTTAGAGTTAGACACGGAAGCGCACGAGTCTCTGATGAAGTATTGCGGAGAACGAGGCATCGAATTTCTCTCCACGCCGTTCGGGTTCGAGACTGCCTCGTTCCTGGAATCACTCGAAGTCGGCGCCTACAAGGTCGGTTCTGGCGATCTGACGAATCATCCACTCCTCCGGCAAATCGCGTCCTACGGACGACCGATGATTGTCAGCACTGGCATGAGCTCGATTGACGAGGTCCGGAGTGCGTTTCAGACGATTAAAGACGTAAACCCAGACGTTCCAGTTGCCCTGCTCCACTGTGTCTCGGCGTACCCGACACCATTAGCGGAGGTGAACCTCAGAGCGATCGATACGCTAGCCGACGAATTCGGAGTACCGATTGGGTTCTCCGACCACACAACTGCGGTTGAGATGCCGGCACTCTCGGTCACCGCAGGTGCACGCATCGTGGAGAAGCACTTCACTCTGGACCGGGCGCTCTCTGGCCCCGACCAAACAACATCACTCGAACCCGACGAGCTGACTCGTGCTGTGAGCTTAGTTCGTGATGCGACTGACGTACTTGGTGATGGCACCAAACAGCCGACACCTGCAGAGGAGGAGACGCGGAACGTCTCGCGAAAAGGCTTGTTCGCAGCGAACCGACTGGAGGCGGGGGACAGAATTACGAAATCAGACGTAGCGATTAAACGGCCACCGACGGGACTTCCGCCGACAGAGTTTGAGTGGGTAGTCGGACGCAGGCTCGTGAAACCAGCTTCTCCAGACGACCCGCTCACCGGAGCACATTTCGGGAAGCAATGA